The region CGATTTCAACCCGTCTGCTTCAGGCAAAGTGGGGCAGGTGGTGCGCTTCATGCACGACCCCGACAACTACCAGGTCATCGCCGACAGTTTTGACGACTACCTGCAGCTGCTGATTGATGAGGACTATGGTTTTTTGAGCGAAGACAATTTCGAGTAAGGTGATTTTTCATCGTCAAAAATTATCGATATTCAAAAATCGATAGTTTTTGACGCCAATCCGGTTTGCGCCGACCGTGACCTTTACAATGGCGGGTTATGCGCTTTCGTGATATCAGACTATGCTTGCGGAAAATACCTAGCTAATTGAAAGTATCGGTCTGATAAAATCGCGAACACCCCGATCGACCAAACAGGAAGGCAGCACAGCATGGATTCGTCATCTGATAAAAAAGAAGAATTGCGTCAACAATTGCGCCTCGCCGCACTCGAGTATCACGAGTGCCCGCGACCAGGCAAGATCAGCGTGACGCCTACCAAGACACTGACCAACCAGCGCGACCTGGCGCTGGCCTATTCGCCCGGCGTGGCCGCCCCCTGCGAAGAAATCGTCATCGATCCGGCCAACGCCTACAAATACACGGCGCGCGGCAATCTGGTGGCCGTGATCACCAACGGCACGGCCGTGCTGGGCCTGGGCAATATCGGTCCGCTGGCCGCCAAGCCGGTGATGGAAGGCAAGGGCGTGCTGTTCAAGAAGTTCGCCGGCATCGACGTGTTCGACATCGAAATCAACGAGCTGGACCCTGATAAACTGGTCGACATCATCGCGTCGCTGGAACCGACCTTCGGCGGCATCAACCTGGAAGACATCAAGGCGCCCGAGTGCTTCTATATCGAGCGCCAGCTGCGCGAGCGCATGAAGATTCCCGTCTTCCATGACGACCAGCACGGCACCGCCATCATCGTCGGCGCGGCCATCCTGAACGGCATCCAGTATGTCGGCAAGGACATCAAACACTGCAAACTGGTGGTCTCGGGCGCTGGCGCCGCGGCCCTGGCCTGCCTGGACCTGATCGTCGACCTGGGCTTCCCGCTCGAAAACATTTTCGTCACCGACCTGGCCGGCGTGGTCTACAAGGGCCGCACCGAGCTGATGGATCCGGACAAGGAACGTTTCGCGCGCGACACTCCGGCCCGTACCCTGGCCGAAGTGATCCCCGATGCCGACATCTTCCTCGGCCTGTCGGCCGGTGGCGTGCTGAAACAGGACATGGTCAAGACCATGGCCAAGAACCCGCTGATCCTGGCGCTGGCCAACCCGAATCCGGAAATCCTGCCCGACGACGTGAAAGCTGTGCGCGGCGACGCCATCATCTGCACCGGCCGTTCGGATTACCCGAACCAGGTCAACAACGTGCTGTGCTTCCCCTACATTTTCCGTGGCGCCCTCGATTGCGGCGCGACCACCATCACGCGCGAAATGGAAATTGCCGTGGTGCACGCGATCGCCGAACTGGCGCATGCCGAGCAGTCCGACATCGTCGCCACCACCTATGGTTTCACCAGCCTGTCGTTCGGCCCGGAATACCTGATCCCGATGCCGTTCGATCCGCGTTTGCTGATCAAGATCGCGCCGGCGGTGGCCAAGGCGGCCGAAGATTCGGGCGTGGCGACGCGTCCGATCAAGGACCTGCAAGCGTACGCCGACAGCCTGCAGCAATTCGTGTATCGCAGCGGCACCTTCATGAAGCCGCTGTTCCAGGTGGCCAAGAAAACCGCGAACGAACTCAAACGCATCGTCTACGCCGAAGGCGAAGAAGAGCGCGTGTTGCGCGCGGTGCAAGTGGTGGTCGACGAGAAACTGGCGCGTCCGATCCTGGTGGGCCGTCCTGCCGTGCTGGAAACGCGGATCCAGAAGTTCGGCCTGCGGCTGAAGCAAGGCGTCGACTTCGACATCATCAACCCGGACTTCGACGAGCGCTACCGCGATTACTGGACCACGTATTACGAAATGACCAGCCGCAAGGGCGTCACCGAGGAATACGCCAAGCTGGAAATGCGCCGCCGCCATAGCCTGATCGGCTCGATGATGATACACAAGGGTCACGCCGACGGCATGATCTGCGGCACCTTCGGCACCACCCAATTGCACCTGAAATATATCGACCAGGTGCTGGGCAAGCGCGCCGGCAGCAATGTCTACGCCGCCATGAACGTGCTGATCATGCCCGAGCGCCAGCTGGTGATGGTCGACACCCACGTCAATGAAAACCCGGACGCGGATCAGCTGGCCGAGATCACCATCATGGCGGCCGAAGAGATGACGCGTTTCGGCCTGTCGCCGCGCGCGGCCCTGCTGTCGCACTCGAACTTCGGTTCTTCCGACAGCGCCTCGGCGCAGAAGATGCGCGCCGCGCTGGCGATCATCAAGGAACGCGCGCCGGACCTGGAAATCGACGGCGAAATGCACGGCGACACGGCTTTGGACAGCAAGCTGCGTCACAAGCTGATGCCGAACTCGGACCTGAAGCACGACGCCAACCTGCTGGTGATGCCGAATATCGAGTCGGCCAACATCGCCTACAACCTGGTGAAAACCGCCGCCGGCAACGGCATCGCGGTCGGCCCTATCCTGCTCGGCTGCGCCAAGCCGGTGCACATCCTGACGCCATCGGCCACCGTGCGCCGCATCGTCAACATGACGGCGCTGTGCGTGGTCGATGCGGTAGCGCAACGCCTGTAATGTCCTGAGCGGTCCTGCCGCCTGAAAGCCGCCCCATCCGCAAGGAGGGGCGGCTTTTTTACATCGGCGGCATGGTCATGGGCATCGCCGTGGCGGGCGGATAACGGCGCAGGTAATAGTGGCGGTACAGCATGATTTCGCCCCATACCAGCAGCAGCGCCAGCAGCAGGAACAGGCCGATCGTGAGCTTGAGCGAATTGAAATAGGCACTGGCCTGGCGCCCGATGGCGTCGACAAAGACCAGTGGCAGGGATTTGTCGAGCTTGCTTAAGTCACGCAGGTCGGAACCCTTCAACGTTTCGCCCAGTACGCCGACCCTGCTCACCAGTTGCGCCTGCAGTACCTCGGTCAGCAACACGCTGCCACGGCGCAAGGTGAATTCATTGATCCAGCGTGCCTTGCTGCGTTCCCAGTAACCATCCGACACCGGTTTGTAGTACATGCTCTGCACCAGGGGTTCGATCAGGCTGCGCATGCTGACCGGCTGGTCCGGGGCGATCAGCCTGACCCGCTGTTCGAGATAGAGGCGCAGCATCGGCGCATGGGCTTCGAACACCGGCTGCAGATCGCGCACCAGGGCCTGGTTGACCAGGCGATGCACGCTGTGCACGGCGCCAAACGCGCCGCCGAGCAGCGGCAGCGCCACCAGGATCAGCACATAGCTGAGTTTGGCCGCCACATGCCAGGCGGGCGGACGGCGCACCAGCAGGCATTTTTTGGCCAGCTGGTAGCAGATGATCACGGCCACTACAAAGCCGAGCACGCCATACAGCAGCATCCACGGCAGCGCGGTCCACAGCAGTTCGCTACCGAACGGCAACAGGCGGCTGCCCCAGTTGGCCAGTTGTGCATTCATGTGCTTTGCCTTGATGATGAATAATCAGGCAAGTATATCTTTTTCGTAATGCAACATCTGCACGCTTGAAACGCGTGCTGGACGATCAATTAAAGGGGGACAGATCGAGCCAGACGGCATACGACAAACGCTTGCCATTCCACAGGCCGCCGCCGCGGATCACGGCGTCGCACGAGGTCAGCTGGCCGGCCAGGTCCTGGTGGCCCAGGTTGCGGTGCAACTTCAACGCATCGTTGTGCGCCAGGTAGCCCACCAGCAAGCCATCGATGAAGACGGCGATGGCCTTGTCCTGGAACGGGTTGGCGTCGTCGCACACCAGCAGCGCCAGGCATTTTTCATCGGCATTGCCGGGGCCGTGCTCACCGGCCAGCCTGGCGATGGCCGGCTGGTACATCGCATCGTTGTCCACTTCGGAAGCAAAACGGCCGCCATCGGTCCAGTGGTGCGCCGGCGCACCGGACGGTATTGCCGGCACGTACTCGCGGATCGACAGCAGCGCCTTGTTCAGCGGCTTGACGGGCGTGCGGTCGCTGAAGACGTAGTACAGCAGGGCGATGACAGCCGCAATGGCGAGCAGGTAAAGCATGGTATCTCTCTGAATTCTAGGGTGGGGGTGCTGGCGGTGGCACTGCGTTGCCGACACTATAGCAAGCCGACCCCTCGGCCGCCATGCCTGATGTTGCTAGCGCTTGATCGCCATGCCGACCGACTTCGGTGCCGTGTGCCTGAAACCGAACTGCGCGTACAGTTCCTGCGCCTGGCCGTCCGCGATCAGACTGACATAGGCGCTGGCCGGCACCTGCTGCTCGATATAGCGCATGATCTCGCGCATGATCAGCTTGCCCAGGCCACGGCCCTGGTGCGTGGGCAGCACGGCGATATCGACCACCTGGTAAAAACAGCCACCGTCGCCGATGATGCGGCCCATGCCGACGATCTCGTCGCCGTGCAGCACCTGTACTGCAAATAAAGAGTTGGGCAGTCCCCTGGCCGCCGCTTCCGCTGTCTTCGGGCTGAGGCCGGAAACACTGCGCAGATGGCAATAGGTGGCGACATCGGGAATCGCAAGGCGGGTAGTGTAGGGCGTGGACAAGGCAAACTCCTGCAATGAGTAGGGAGAGGCAATTATAAATGCGCCTGTTCGGCAATCGCCAATTGCGCTATGGTGGCGCCATTCCCTTGATGAAAGCACGCCATGTCCGCAGGATTTACCGCCACCGAATTGTCCGTCCTCGAACAGGACGACGCCCTGATCACCACCCTGGCCGCACCGACGGCCAAGGGTGAACCCGTGTACCTGATGTTCCAGCGCGCCGATGAGTACGATGAACAGGACGTGTCGCTCGGCATGGACGAGCCGTATATCGAATACTGCGGCCAGGAATTTTCCTGGTACGGCCATATGCACGCCGTGATCCTGCACGCCAACCGCCTGTCGGTGCAGATGGACGCCGAGGCCGCCATGCAGATGGACGACGACGGCCAGATCGACGTGCGTTTCAATTTGTCTGCCGAGAAATATGCGCGCCTGCAGCAGGCGCTGCGCACCACCTTCGACGGCTGCGAATATTATCGCGAAGAAGCCTGACGCTTCAGTTGCGCACCACTTCGAGCGAACGGAACAAGCGGTGCAGCGGCCCCTGCCGCGCGTTGGACGTTTCCTGCACCGTGGCCATCAGGGCCGCGATAAAGTCGCCGATGCTGCCGTTGACCGGCGTGTTCTTGCGCGTCAGATAGCTGGTGATATTGTCCGGAATCGACTCGCGCAGGGCCAGCGGCACGATGGCGTGCCGTTCGCGCAGCGCTTCGATCAGCGGCCACGGCAGGATAGACAGGATGTCGCTGTCTTCCACCAGGCTGAGCGCCATCATGGCCGAACGCGCGTAATGAATGCGGCCGGCCGGCAGTTGCCCGTCCGCCGCCCGGTAATGCTCGATGAAAAACTCGCGCAGCGGCGCCTTGTACTGATCGATGTCGTGGCTCAGTATCCACGATTGTCCGGCCAGCACCGCCAGTGAACGGGCGCTCTGGCACGGGTGGCCGGCGCGGCACACCACCGCCTGGCCGTAGGCAAACAGGGGACGGCTGGCCAGCTCGCCGGCGCCATCGTCGGCCGGCGCCAGGCCGATCGCCAGGTCGATGCTGCCCTCCCGCAATGCCGCATAGGTGGTGCCCACGGTTTCGTGGAAATGCAGGCTGACGTCGGGCCGCTTCTGCACGAAGCGGCGCATGGTCGGCGCCAGCAGCGTATTGGCGAACCACGGCGTGACACCCACCGATAGCCGGGTTTCCGTATGGCTTTGCAGGCGGTTCAGTTCGCGCATCGCCAGCTCCATTTCACCGACGATCAATCGCGCCCGTACCAGCAGCGCGCGCCCGCCTTCGGTCAGCGCCAGCCCCTGCGATTGGCGCTCGCACAGCCGCATGCCGGCCGTGTTTTCCAGCTCCTGCAAGCCCTTGCTGACGGCCGCCGCCGACACCCCCAGCGCCAGGCCGGCCAGGCGCAGGCTGCCCTGTTCCGCAATCGCGATCAGGTACTGCAGTTGTTGTAGTTTGAAGTCGGATGAACGGGTCATGGTCAGCTCGGTTGTGTATCGATAGTGCGGGTCGCGTGGAACAGCATGGCCGGCCTGCACCAGAAAAGTGCACGGTGGCCGTGGTTCAAACCATAGGCCGTCATGTCAAGATTTGCTTGACCCCCCTCCCGGCAAGGCCATGTTTGTGCCGTGTGTCGTGTTTCCTCCTGTGGCGCGCCGTGCTGGCGGCGCCGCCAACGCCTGCTGGCGACCGCCTGCCGGCCACTGCACCATGTTGGATGGGCCCCAGTGGCATGCATGCTGCAACGCTCTCTCCAACAACGCGGCGCACCGCCGCGATGCAGACCGATGACTTTTTGGAGACACGCATGACAGAGCGCACGATCGATACCCTGACACAGCAGGCACTGGTGCCCGGCATTGTAGAACACCTGGCGGACAGCGTTGCACTGCGCCACCAGATCCACGCCCATCCCGAACTGGCCTACCAGGAATTCGCCACCAGCGACCTGGTCGCACGGAAACTGGAAGAGTATGGCTACCAGCTGCACCGCGGGCTGGCCGGCACCGGCATCGTGGCGACCCTGAAAAAGGGCAGCAGTTCCCGCATCATCGGCCTGCGCGCCGACATGGATGCGCTGCCCATCCTCGAGCAGACCGGCTTGCCCTACGCCAGCCGCACGGCCGGCGCCATGCATGCCTGCGGCCATGACGGCCATACCGCCACCCTGCTGGCGGCGGCGCGCCACCTGGCGACCGAAGCCGATTTCGACGGCACCTTGCGGCTGATCTTCCAGCCGGCCGAAGAGGGCCTGGGCGGCGCGCGGCGCATGGTCGAGGAGGGCCTGTTCCAGCTATTTCCCTGCGACGCCATCTTTGCCTTCCACAATATGCCGGGCTTTCCGGCCGGCCGTTTCGGCATGTTGCCAAACGGCTTCATGGCCTCGTCGGATACCGTGCTGATCAAGGTGCTGGGCAACGGCGGCCATGGTTCCATGCCGCACCTGACGGTCGACGCGACCCTGGTGGCCGCGCACATCGTGGTGGCGCTGCAAACGGTGGTGTCGCGCCATATCGATCCGCGCCAGATGGCGGTGGTGACGGTGGGCTCTTTGCACGCGGGTAATGCGCCGAATGTGATCGCCGAAACGGCCGACCTGCAACTGTCGGTGCGCGCCTATGCGCCGGAGGTACGCCAGCGCCTGCGCGAACGCATCTGCGAACTGGCCGAAGCGCAGGCCAGGGTGTTCGGCGCGCGCGTCGAGATCGATTACCAGTGGCGCTATCCGGCGCTGCGGAACGACGTGGCGATGACCGAACTGGCGCGCGCCGCCGTCGTCGAATGGCTGGGTGAAGAGGCCCTGATTGCCGATCTGCAGCCCTTGACCGGCAGCGAAGATTTCTCGTTCATGTTGCAGGCCTGCCCTGGCTGCTACCTGATCATCGGCAATGGCGAAGGCGAGCAGGGCGGCTGCATGGTGCACAACCCGCGCTACGACTTCAATGACGCCATCCTGCCGATTGCCGCCAGCTACTGGGTCAAGCTGGTGGAAAAATTCCTGTCCTGATCGCGGCTATGGCAGTTGCGTCACCACCGTTCACACTTTGTTAAACTGGAAGCCAGCATGAGCACACACGTCAGCACCCTGAGCGCCCCGGCCGCCGTCAAGCCGCCCTCGAAGGCGAAAAAAATCGCCGCCATCACGATCGGCAACGGCCTTGAATTTTTTGATTTTTCGATCTACACATTCTTTGCCGCGATTATCGGCCGCCAGTTCTTTCCGTCCACCTCCGAACTGAGTTCGCTGATGCTGTCGCTGGCCACCTTTGGCGTCGGCTTCCTGATGCGCCCGCTGGGCGGCATCATCATCGGCGGCATCGCCGACCGCAAGGGCCGAAAATATGCGATGACGCTGACCTTGTGGCTGATGGCGGCCGGTTCGGCGCTGTTCATCGTCACGCCCACCTATGCCCAGATCGGCGTGGCCGCGCCGCTGCTGGTGGTGCTGGGCCGCCTGATCCAGGGCTTCGCCGTCGGCGGCGAAGTGGGCGCCTCGACCTCGATGCTGATGGAATATGCGAACGACAAGAACCGCGCCTTCTACAGCAGCTGGCAATTGTTCAGCCAGGCGCTCAGCACCCTGGTGGGCGCCGGCGTGGGCCTGAGCCTGACCTATCTCCTGACCACCGAGCAGCTGGAAAGTTGGGGCTGGCGTTTGCCCTTCGTATTCGGCATGCTGCTGGTGCCGCTCGGCTATTACATCCGCCGCGTGCTCGATGAAACCGCCGATCCTGCCGCGCTGGCGGCCGACGAGGCGGGCGGCAAGCATGCGCCGTCGGCCCTGGCCGAGATCTGGCGCGACCACCGGCGCGCGCTGGTGCTGGGCACGGCCATCATTATCGGTGGCACCTCGGCCAACTACATCGTCCTGCACTACATCACCACCTATGCCAAGGCGGTGCTGCACATGCCGTTCGAGCTTGCCCTGTGGGCCTCGTGGATAGGTGGCCTGGCGCAGCTGCTGTTGTGTGGCCTGGCCGGCATCATCACCGACCGCATCGGTCGCAAGCCTGTCGCCACCTGGTCGCGCGTGGCGCTGATGCTGCTGGTGTTCCCCGCCTTTATGCTGATGGACTACAGCCGCAACGCGCTGGGCCTGTTTTCCGCCGTCATCATCATGGTGATTCCGCTGGTCTTCACCTCGGTGTCGACCATCGTGCTGATGACCGAACAGTTTCCGCGCCGCGTGCGCGCCACCGGCCTGTCGCTGTGCTACGGCATCGGCGTATCGATCTTCGGCGGCTTTTCGCAACTGATCGCCACCTGGCTGGTGAAAGTCACCGGCTCCAACCTGGGGCCGGCCTGGTACGTCATCGGCACCGGCCTGGTATCGCTGGTGGCCGTCGCACTGTGCCGCGAAAAAGCCGGCCAGCAACTCGACTAGTTTCCTCCTTCTTCGTCCGTTTGCCCTACCGCGCGCAGCCTGCCAGCTGCGCGCGTGGACTCCCTTTACCTATTGAATGCCGATCATGAAAAAAATCCTGTGCGTGGCCATGTTTTCCCCCGTTGTGTGCGCCGGCCATGCCGCTGCGGCCGACCTGTCCGGCGTACGCCTGTTCGGCGTGGCCGACGCCGCCGTGTCCTACAGCAATGGCGGCGACCATACGGTCAAGCTCAACAGCGGCATGGGCTCGACCTCGCGCTTCGGCCTGGCCGGCACCGAAGACCTGGGTGGCGGCTACACCTTGAGCTTCTTGCTGGAAAGCGCCGTGGGGCTGGACACGGGCGCCGCCGGCGGCACCACCTTGCAGCGCGACAGCAGCCTGTTCAATCGTGAAGCCAACATCACGCTTGGCTCGCCCCGCACCGGCTACCTCAAGCTCGGGCGCCAGTACCCGGCCATGATGTCGCTGGCGCTCGACCCTTTCGTCGGCGTGTCCGGCTTTTCGCCGTTCACCTCCATCGTCGGCGGCAACAGCGACCTCGGCAATGGCGCCTCGATGGGCGACTCGCGCATCAGCAACGCCATCTCCTACACCAGCATGAACCTGGGCGGCGTCACCAGCCAGGTGCTGTATGCGCCGCGCGAGCGCAATGACGCCGGTTATCACCGGACGGCCGACTACGGCATCGAGGCGTACTTTACCCGTGGCCCACTGCTGTATCTGGGCGGGCAATACAATGTGGTGTACACCGACCCCACGGCGCTGGTGCCGGCCGTCAAGAATATCTGGAGCGGCGTCGGCGTGCAGTACCAGCTGGGCGCCTCCACGCTCGGCTATTCGCTCAATGTGATCGCCCCCGAAACGGCCGGCTCGCGGGTCGCGCAAAACCACATGCTCAGCCTGGTGTACCAGCCACAGCCCCGCCACACGGTGCAGCTGGCGCTGATGTACCGCAATGTGGCCGGCCATCACGCGCTGAACTCGTTTACGGCCGGTTTCGGCTACAGCTACAACTTCT is a window of Janthinobacterium sp. J1-1 DNA encoding:
- a CDS encoding NADP-dependent malic enzyme, producing the protein MDSSSDKKEELRQQLRLAALEYHECPRPGKISVTPTKTLTNQRDLALAYSPGVAAPCEEIVIDPANAYKYTARGNLVAVITNGTAVLGLGNIGPLAAKPVMEGKGVLFKKFAGIDVFDIEINELDPDKLVDIIASLEPTFGGINLEDIKAPECFYIERQLRERMKIPVFHDDQHGTAIIVGAAILNGIQYVGKDIKHCKLVVSGAGAAALACLDLIVDLGFPLENIFVTDLAGVVYKGRTELMDPDKERFARDTPARTLAEVIPDADIFLGLSAGGVLKQDMVKTMAKNPLILALANPNPEILPDDVKAVRGDAIICTGRSDYPNQVNNVLCFPYIFRGALDCGATTITREMEIAVVHAIAELAHAEQSDIVATTYGFTSLSFGPEYLIPMPFDPRLLIKIAPAVAKAAEDSGVATRPIKDLQAYADSLQQFVYRSGTFMKPLFQVAKKTANELKRIVYAEGEEERVLRAVQVVVDEKLARPILVGRPAVLETRIQKFGLRLKQGVDFDIINPDFDERYRDYWTTYYEMTSRKGVTEEYAKLEMRRRHSLIGSMMIHKGHADGMICGTFGTTQLHLKYIDQVLGKRAGSNVYAAMNVLIMPERQLVMVDTHVNENPDADQLAEITIMAAEEMTRFGLSPRAALLSHSNFGSSDSASAQKMRAALAIIKERAPDLEIDGEMHGDTALDSKLRHKLMPNSDLKHDANLLVMPNIESANIAYNLVKTAAGNGIAVGPILLGCAKPVHILTPSATVRRIVNMTALCVVDAVAQRL
- a CDS encoding Imm10 family immunity protein yields the protein MSAGFTATELSVLEQDDALITTLAAPTAKGEPVYLMFQRADEYDEQDVSLGMDEPYIEYCGQEFSWYGHMHAVILHANRLSVQMDAEAAMQMDDDGQIDVRFNLSAEKYARLQQALRTTFDGCEYYREEA
- a CDS encoding porin, translated to MKKILCVAMFSPVVCAGHAAAADLSGVRLFGVADAAVSYSNGGDHTVKLNSGMGSTSRFGLAGTEDLGGGYTLSFLLESAVGLDTGAAGGTTLQRDSSLFNREANITLGSPRTGYLKLGRQYPAMMSLALDPFVGVSGFSPFTSIVGGNSDLGNGASMGDSRISNAISYTSMNLGGVTSQVLYAPRERNDAGYHRTADYGIEAYFTRGPLLYLGGQYNVVYTDPTALVPAVKNIWSGVGVQYQLGASTLGYSLNVIAPETAGSRVAQNHMLSLVYQPQPRHTVQLALMYRNVAGHHALNSFTAGFGYSYNFSKTSSIYTRIGGVLNNSEGISTLAATPVSAAGNDVRVLALGLRQRF
- a CDS encoding LysR family transcriptional regulator, with product MTRSSDFKLQQLQYLIAIAEQGSLRLAGLALGVSAAAVSKGLQELENTAGMRLCERQSQGLALTEGGRALLVRARLIVGEMELAMRELNRLQSHTETRLSVGVTPWFANTLLAPTMRRFVQKRPDVSLHFHETVGTTYAALREGSIDLAIGLAPADDGAGELASRPLFAYGQAVVCRAGHPCQSARSLAVLAGQSWILSHDIDQYKAPLREFFIEHYRAADGQLPAGRIHYARSAMMALSLVEDSDILSILPWPLIEALRERHAIVPLALRESIPDNITSYLTRKNTPVNGSIGDFIAALMATVQETSNARQGPLHRLFRSLEVVRN
- a CDS encoding MFS transporter, translated to MSTHVSTLSAPAAVKPPSKAKKIAAITIGNGLEFFDFSIYTFFAAIIGRQFFPSTSELSSLMLSLATFGVGFLMRPLGGIIIGGIADRKGRKYAMTLTLWLMAAGSALFIVTPTYAQIGVAAPLLVVLGRLIQGFAVGGEVGASTSMLMEYANDKNRAFYSSWQLFSQALSTLVGAGVGLSLTYLLTTEQLESWGWRLPFVFGMLLVPLGYYIRRVLDETADPAALAADEAGGKHAPSALAEIWRDHRRALVLGTAIIIGGTSANYIVLHYITTYAKAVLHMPFELALWASWIGGLAQLLLCGLAGIITDRIGRKPVATWSRVALMLLVFPAFMLMDYSRNALGLFSAVIIMVIPLVFTSVSTIVLMTEQFPRRVRATGLSLCYGIGVSIFGGFSQLIATWLVKVTGSNLGPAWYVIGTGLVSLVAVALCREKAGQQLD
- a CDS encoding GNAT family N-acetyltransferase — translated: MSTPYTTRLAIPDVATYCHLRSVSGLSPKTAEAAARGLPNSLFAVQVLHGDEIVGMGRIIGDGGCFYQVVDIAVLPTHQGRGLGKLIMREIMRYIEQQVPASAYVSLIADGQAQELYAQFGFRHTAPKSVGMAIKR
- a CDS encoding M20 aminoacylase family protein produces the protein MTERTIDTLTQQALVPGIVEHLADSVALRHQIHAHPELAYQEFATSDLVARKLEEYGYQLHRGLAGTGIVATLKKGSSSRIIGLRADMDALPILEQTGLPYASRTAGAMHACGHDGHTATLLAAARHLATEADFDGTLRLIFQPAEEGLGGARRMVEEGLFQLFPCDAIFAFHNMPGFPAGRFGMLPNGFMASSDTVLIKVLGNGGHGSMPHLTVDATLVAAHIVVALQTVVSRHIDPRQMAVVTVGSLHAGNAPNVIAETADLQLSVRAYAPEVRQRLRERICELAEAQARVFGARVEIDYQWRYPALRNDVAMTELARAAVVEWLGEEALIADLQPLTGSEDFSFMLQACPGCYLIIGNGEGEQGGCMVHNPRYDFNDAILPIAASYWVKLVEKFLS